Proteins encoded within one genomic window of Clupea harengus chromosome 10, Ch_v2.0.2, whole genome shotgun sequence:
- the LOC105907090 gene encoding E-selectin-like isoform X1 translates to MICLMISCCIIIFEMYLCALQEFCFVTVCNQRWNVRLILTMLVFSVLTGWLEVAGWSYHYSNETMDYETASVWCKSRYTDMVAIQNKGEIDHLNTILPLITGYYWIGIRKKNGIWTWVGTNKTLTTEAENWATNEPNNAAKGANEDCVEIYIKRIVDTGKWNDISCSKKKTALCYTASCEKNSCSGNGECVETINNHTCECFEGFYGEKCEHVVQCEREKVTTPQKGSFSCSHPHGNFSYGSECIYSCQPGYRLSSSETLRCTPSAAWSSAPPTCEVVQCDELAKPDKGSMICSSPLGNFSYLSLCQFTCDKGYILNGSLSSSLVCGAKARWNDTQPQCEAVRCPAIRAPQHGHISCDGDPTTPNSYPNQCRFTCEDGFRMSGVSAISCTASGHWTEQPPLCEAITCPRPENPHLLSNCSDSVNEWHFGSVCSFSCSTGFNLQGKPNVQCRGTGQWSSVIPTCVEVQCPHLEAPVASSMSCSGSSRGAVCTIICDEGFSLQGAARAVCTDSAEWYLDGEKPTCTAVRCPAMRALQHGHISCDGDPTTPNSYPNQCMFTCEDGFRMSGVSAISCTASGQWTEQPPLCEAITCPRPENPHLLSNCTDSVNEWHIGSVCSLSCSTGFNLQGKPNVQCRGTGQWSSVIPTCVEVQCPRLDAPVASSMSCSGSSRGAVCTIICDEGFSLQGAPRAVCTDSAEWYLDGEKPTCTAVRCPAISTPQHGHISCDGDPTTPNSYPNQCWFTCEDGFRMSGVSAISCTASGHWTDQPPLCEAVKCPQIQTASDSIMNCTGGIDGQELTYAASCTFGCREGYLLRGNQTMMCSQHGEWIGEVPECQAPPEPLINPTTIMMAAGGASTLSALSLILWLLRKMQQKGNKFDLNSTLDTAEAPEVYRNSSDSLI, encoded by the exons ATGATTTGTCTAATGATTAGTTGCTGTATTATCATCTTTGAAATGTATCTTTGTGCTTTACAGGAATTTTGCTTCGTAACAGTATGCAACCAAAGATGGAACGTGCGCCTCATCTTGACAATGCTTGTCTTCTCAG TTTTGACAGGGTGGCTGGAAGTAGCAGGCTGGTCCTACCACTACTCTAACGAGACGATGGACTACGAAACAGCCAGCGTCTGGTGTAAATCTCGGTACACAGACATGGTGGCAATCCAGAACAAAGGCGAGATTGACCACCTCAACACTATTCTGCCGCTGATAACAGGCTACTACTGGATTGGCATTCGCAAGAAAAATGGCATTTGGACCTGGGTTGGAACCAACAAAACACTGACCACGGAGGCCGAGAATTGGGCTACCAATGAGCCCAATAATGCCGCAAAGGGCGCAAACGAGGACTGTGTGGAGATTTACATCAAGAGAATTGTAGACACGGGAAAATGGAACGACATATCTTGCAGCAAGAAAAAGACAGCTTTGTGCTACACTG CCTCTTGTGAGAAGAATTCTTGCAGCGGGAATGGAGAGTGTGTTGAGACCATCAACAATCACACATGCGAGTGTTTTGAAGGCTTCTACGGTGAAAAGTGTGAACACG TTGTCCAGTGCGAGAGGGAGAAGGTCACCACTCCGCAGAAGGGCTCTTTCAGCTGCTCTCACCCCCATGGGAATTTCTCCTACGGGTCAGAATGTATTTACTCCTGCCAGCCAGGCTACCGGCTCAGCAGCTCCGAGACCCTCAGATGCACTCCCTCTGCCGCCTGGTCCAGCGCGCCCCCGACCTGTGAGG TGGTTCAGTGTGATGAGCTGGCCAAGCCAGATAAGGGCTCCATgatctgttcctctcctctgggCAACTTCAGCTACCTGTCCCTCTGCCAGTTCACCTGTGACAAGGGGTACATTCTGAACggctccctttcctcctctctcgtgTGCGGAGCCAAGGCCCGGTGGAACGACACACAGCCCCAGTGTGAAG ctgttcGCTGTCCTGCCATCAGGGCTCCGCAACATGGCCATATTTCCTGTGACGGAGACCCCACAACACCCAATAGCTACCCAAACCAGTGCAGGTTCACCTGTGAAGATGGCTTCCGCATGAGCGGCGTGTCTGCGATCAGCTGCACAGCATCTGGACATTGGACTGAACAGCCTCCCCTGTGTGAAG CCATCACATGCCCAAGACCGGAGaaccctcacctcctctccaacTGCTCAGACTCCGTGAACGAGTGGCATTTCGGCTCCGTCTGCTCCTTCAGCTGCAGTACCGGCTTTAACCTGCAGGGGAAGCCCAATGTCCAGTGCAGGGGGACGGGTCAGTGGAGCTCCGTGATCCCCACCTGTGTGGAGGTCCAGTGCCCCCATCTTGAGGCCCCTGTGGCGAGCAGCATGAGCTGCTCGGGCTCCTCCAGAGGCGCTGTCTGCACCATCATCTGTGACGAGGGCTTCagcctgcagggggcagcaaGAGCAGTGTGCACAGACAGCGCTGAGTGGTACCTGGACGGAGAGAAACCCACATGCACAG CTGTTCGCTGTCCTGCCATGAGGGCTCTGCAACATGGCCATATTTCCTGTGACGGAGACCCCACAACACCCAATAGCTACCCAAACCAGTGTATGTTCACCTGTGAAGATGGCTTCCGCATGAGCGGCGTGTCTGCGATCAGCTGCACAGCATCTGGACAGTGGACTGAACAGCCTCCCCTGTGTGAAG CCATCACATGCCCAAGACCGGAGaaccctcacctcctctccaacTGCACAGACTCCGTGAACGAGTGGCATATTGGCTCAGTCTGCTCCTTGAGCTGCAGTACCGGCTTTAACCTGCAGGGGAAGCCCAATGTCCAGTGCAGGGGGACGGGTCAGTGGAGCTCCGTGATCCCCACCTGTGTGGAGGTCCAGTGCCCCCGTCTTGATGCCCCTGTGGCGAGCAGCATGAGCTGCTCGGGCTCCTCCAGAGGCGCTGTCTGCACCATCATCTGTGACGAGGGCTTCAGCCTGCAGGGGGCACCAAGAGCAGTGTGCACAGACAGCGCTGAGTGGTACCTGGACGGAGAGAAACCCACATGCACAG CTGTTCGCTGTCCTGCCATCAGTACTCCACAACATGGCCATATTTCCTGTGACGGAGACCCCACAACACCCAATAGCTACCCAAACCAGTGCTGGTTCACCTGTGAAGATGGCTTTCGCATGAGCGGCGTGTCTGCAATCAGCTGCACAGCATCTGGACATTGGACTGACCAGCCTCCCCTGTGTGAAG CGGTGAAGTGCCCCCAGATACAAACGGCTAGCGACAGCATCATGAACTGCACCGGGGGCATCGATGGTCAGGAGCTGACCTACGCGGCCAGCTGCACGTTCGGTTGCCGAGAAGGATACCTCCTCCGTGGAAACCAGACGATGATGTGTAGTCAACATGGCGAGTGGATAGGAGAAGTGCCAGAGTGCCAAG CTCCACCTGAGCCTCTCATCAACCCCACCACCATCATGATGGCAGCAGGGGGCGCCAGCACACTGTCTGCTCTCTCCTTGATCCTCTGGCTCCTGAGGAAAATGCAACAGAAAG GAAACAAGTTTGATCTCAACAG CACCCTTGATACAGCCGAGGCCCCTGAAGTCTACAGAAACAGTTCTGATAGTCTCATTTAG
- the LOC105907090 gene encoding E-selectin-like isoform X3 produces MICLMISCCIIIFEMYLCALQEFCFVTVCNQRWNVRLILTMLVFSVLTGWLEVAGWSYHYSNETMDYETASVWCKSRYTDMVAIQNKGEIDHLNTILPLITGYYWIGIRKKNGIWTWVGTNKTLTTEAENWATNEPNNAAKGANEDCVEIYIKRIVDTGKWNDISCSKKKTALCYTASCEKNSCSGNGECVETINNHTCECFEGFYGEKCEHVVQCEREKVTTPQKGSFSCSHPHGNFSYGSECIYSCQPGYRLSSSETLRCTPSAAWSSAPPTCEVVQCDELAKPDKGSMICSSPLGNFSYLSLCQFTCDKGYILNGSLSSSLVCGAKARWNDTQPQCEAVRCPAIRAPQHGHISCDGDPTTPNSYPNQCRFTCEDGFRMSGVSAISCTASGHWTEQPPLCEAITCPRPENPHLLSNCSDSVNEWHFGSVCSFSCSTGFNLQGKPNVQCRGTGQWSSVIPTCVEVQCPHLEAPVASSMSCSGSSRGAVCTIICDEGFSLQGAARAVCTDSAEWYLDGEKPTCTAVRCPAISTPQHGHISCDGDPTTPNSYPNQCWFTCEDGFRMSGVSAISCTASGHWTDQPPLCEAVKCPQIQTASDSIMNCTGGIDGQELTYAASCTFGCREGYLLRGNQTMMCSQHGEWIGEVPECQAPPEPLINPTTIMMAAGGASTLSALSLILWLLRKMQQKGNKFDLNSTLDTAEAPEVYRNSSDSLI; encoded by the exons ATGATTTGTCTAATGATTAGTTGCTGTATTATCATCTTTGAAATGTATCTTTGTGCTTTACAGGAATTTTGCTTCGTAACAGTATGCAACCAAAGATGGAACGTGCGCCTCATCTTGACAATGCTTGTCTTCTCAG TTTTGACAGGGTGGCTGGAAGTAGCAGGCTGGTCCTACCACTACTCTAACGAGACGATGGACTACGAAACAGCCAGCGTCTGGTGTAAATCTCGGTACACAGACATGGTGGCAATCCAGAACAAAGGCGAGATTGACCACCTCAACACTATTCTGCCGCTGATAACAGGCTACTACTGGATTGGCATTCGCAAGAAAAATGGCATTTGGACCTGGGTTGGAACCAACAAAACACTGACCACGGAGGCCGAGAATTGGGCTACCAATGAGCCCAATAATGCCGCAAAGGGCGCAAACGAGGACTGTGTGGAGATTTACATCAAGAGAATTGTAGACACGGGAAAATGGAACGACATATCTTGCAGCAAGAAAAAGACAGCTTTGTGCTACACTG CCTCTTGTGAGAAGAATTCTTGCAGCGGGAATGGAGAGTGTGTTGAGACCATCAACAATCACACATGCGAGTGTTTTGAAGGCTTCTACGGTGAAAAGTGTGAACACG TTGTCCAGTGCGAGAGGGAGAAGGTCACCACTCCGCAGAAGGGCTCTTTCAGCTGCTCTCACCCCCATGGGAATTTCTCCTACGGGTCAGAATGTATTTACTCCTGCCAGCCAGGCTACCGGCTCAGCAGCTCCGAGACCCTCAGATGCACTCCCTCTGCCGCCTGGTCCAGCGCGCCCCCGACCTGTGAGG TGGTTCAGTGTGATGAGCTGGCCAAGCCAGATAAGGGCTCCATgatctgttcctctcctctgggCAACTTCAGCTACCTGTCCCTCTGCCAGTTCACCTGTGACAAGGGGTACATTCTGAACggctccctttcctcctctctcgtgTGCGGAGCCAAGGCCCGGTGGAACGACACACAGCCCCAGTGTGAAG ctgttcGCTGTCCTGCCATCAGGGCTCCGCAACATGGCCATATTTCCTGTGACGGAGACCCCACAACACCCAATAGCTACCCAAACCAGTGCAGGTTCACCTGTGAAGATGGCTTCCGCATGAGCGGCGTGTCTGCGATCAGCTGCACAGCATCTGGACATTGGACTGAACAGCCTCCCCTGTGTGAAG CCATCACATGCCCAAGACCGGAGaaccctcacctcctctccaacTGCTCAGACTCCGTGAACGAGTGGCATTTCGGCTCCGTCTGCTCCTTCAGCTGCAGTACCGGCTTTAACCTGCAGGGGAAGCCCAATGTCCAGTGCAGGGGGACGGGTCAGTGGAGCTCCGTGATCCCCACCTGTGTGGAGGTCCAGTGCCCCCATCTTGAGGCCCCTGTGGCGAGCAGCATGAGCTGCTCGGGCTCCTCCAGAGGCGCTGTCTGCACCATCATCTGTGACGAGGGCTTCagcctgcagggggcagcaaGAGCAGTGTGCACAGACAGCGCTGAGTGGTACCTGGACGGAGAGAAACCCACATGCACAG CTGTTCGCTGTCCTGCCATCAGTACTCCACAACATGGCCATATTTCCTGTGACGGAGACCCCACAACACCCAATAGCTACCCAAACCAGTGCTGGTTCACCTGTGAAGATGGCTTTCGCATGAGCGGCGTGTCTGCAATCAGCTGCACAGCATCTGGACATTGGACTGACCAGCCTCCCCTGTGTGAAG CGGTGAAGTGCCCCCAGATACAAACGGCTAGCGACAGCATCATGAACTGCACCGGGGGCATCGATGGTCAGGAGCTGACCTACGCGGCCAGCTGCACGTTCGGTTGCCGAGAAGGATACCTCCTCCGTGGAAACCAGACGATGATGTGTAGTCAACATGGCGAGTGGATAGGAGAAGTGCCAGAGTGCCAAG CTCCACCTGAGCCTCTCATCAACCCCACCACCATCATGATGGCAGCAGGGGGCGCCAGCACACTGTCTGCTCTCTCCTTGATCCTCTGGCTCCTGAGGAAAATGCAACAGAAAG GAAACAAGTTTGATCTCAACAG CACCCTTGATACAGCCGAGGCCCCTGAAGTCTACAGAAACAGTTCTGATAGTCTCATTTAG
- the LOC105907090 gene encoding E-selectin-like isoform X2: MEFCFVTVCNQRWNVRLILTMLVFSVLTGWLEVAGWSYHYSNETMDYETASVWCKSRYTDMVAIQNKGEIDHLNTILPLITGYYWIGIRKKNGIWTWVGTNKTLTTEAENWATNEPNNAAKGANEDCVEIYIKRIVDTGKWNDISCSKKKTALCYTASCEKNSCSGNGECVETINNHTCECFEGFYGEKCEHVVQCEREKVTTPQKGSFSCSHPHGNFSYGSECIYSCQPGYRLSSSETLRCTPSAAWSSAPPTCEVVQCDELAKPDKGSMICSSPLGNFSYLSLCQFTCDKGYILNGSLSSSLVCGAKARWNDTQPQCEAVRCPAIRAPQHGHISCDGDPTTPNSYPNQCRFTCEDGFRMSGVSAISCTASGHWTEQPPLCEAITCPRPENPHLLSNCSDSVNEWHFGSVCSFSCSTGFNLQGKPNVQCRGTGQWSSVIPTCVEVQCPHLEAPVASSMSCSGSSRGAVCTIICDEGFSLQGAARAVCTDSAEWYLDGEKPTCTAVRCPAMRALQHGHISCDGDPTTPNSYPNQCMFTCEDGFRMSGVSAISCTASGQWTEQPPLCEAITCPRPENPHLLSNCTDSVNEWHIGSVCSLSCSTGFNLQGKPNVQCRGTGQWSSVIPTCVEVQCPRLDAPVASSMSCSGSSRGAVCTIICDEGFSLQGAPRAVCTDSAEWYLDGEKPTCTAVRCPAISTPQHGHISCDGDPTTPNSYPNQCWFTCEDGFRMSGVSAISCTASGHWTDQPPLCEAVKCPQIQTASDSIMNCTGGIDGQELTYAASCTFGCREGYLLRGNQTMMCSQHGEWIGEVPECQAPPEPLINPTTIMMAAGGASTLSALSLILWLLRKMQQKGNKFDLNSTLDTAEAPEVYRNSSDSLI; the protein is encoded by the exons ATG GAATTTTGCTTCGTAACAGTATGCAACCAAAGATGGAACGTGCGCCTCATCTTGACAATGCTTGTCTTCTCAG TTTTGACAGGGTGGCTGGAAGTAGCAGGCTGGTCCTACCACTACTCTAACGAGACGATGGACTACGAAACAGCCAGCGTCTGGTGTAAATCTCGGTACACAGACATGGTGGCAATCCAGAACAAAGGCGAGATTGACCACCTCAACACTATTCTGCCGCTGATAACAGGCTACTACTGGATTGGCATTCGCAAGAAAAATGGCATTTGGACCTGGGTTGGAACCAACAAAACACTGACCACGGAGGCCGAGAATTGGGCTACCAATGAGCCCAATAATGCCGCAAAGGGCGCAAACGAGGACTGTGTGGAGATTTACATCAAGAGAATTGTAGACACGGGAAAATGGAACGACATATCTTGCAGCAAGAAAAAGACAGCTTTGTGCTACACTG CCTCTTGTGAGAAGAATTCTTGCAGCGGGAATGGAGAGTGTGTTGAGACCATCAACAATCACACATGCGAGTGTTTTGAAGGCTTCTACGGTGAAAAGTGTGAACACG TTGTCCAGTGCGAGAGGGAGAAGGTCACCACTCCGCAGAAGGGCTCTTTCAGCTGCTCTCACCCCCATGGGAATTTCTCCTACGGGTCAGAATGTATTTACTCCTGCCAGCCAGGCTACCGGCTCAGCAGCTCCGAGACCCTCAGATGCACTCCCTCTGCCGCCTGGTCCAGCGCGCCCCCGACCTGTGAGG TGGTTCAGTGTGATGAGCTGGCCAAGCCAGATAAGGGCTCCATgatctgttcctctcctctgggCAACTTCAGCTACCTGTCCCTCTGCCAGTTCACCTGTGACAAGGGGTACATTCTGAACggctccctttcctcctctctcgtgTGCGGAGCCAAGGCCCGGTGGAACGACACACAGCCCCAGTGTGAAG ctgttcGCTGTCCTGCCATCAGGGCTCCGCAACATGGCCATATTTCCTGTGACGGAGACCCCACAACACCCAATAGCTACCCAAACCAGTGCAGGTTCACCTGTGAAGATGGCTTCCGCATGAGCGGCGTGTCTGCGATCAGCTGCACAGCATCTGGACATTGGACTGAACAGCCTCCCCTGTGTGAAG CCATCACATGCCCAAGACCGGAGaaccctcacctcctctccaacTGCTCAGACTCCGTGAACGAGTGGCATTTCGGCTCCGTCTGCTCCTTCAGCTGCAGTACCGGCTTTAACCTGCAGGGGAAGCCCAATGTCCAGTGCAGGGGGACGGGTCAGTGGAGCTCCGTGATCCCCACCTGTGTGGAGGTCCAGTGCCCCCATCTTGAGGCCCCTGTGGCGAGCAGCATGAGCTGCTCGGGCTCCTCCAGAGGCGCTGTCTGCACCATCATCTGTGACGAGGGCTTCagcctgcagggggcagcaaGAGCAGTGTGCACAGACAGCGCTGAGTGGTACCTGGACGGAGAGAAACCCACATGCACAG CTGTTCGCTGTCCTGCCATGAGGGCTCTGCAACATGGCCATATTTCCTGTGACGGAGACCCCACAACACCCAATAGCTACCCAAACCAGTGTATGTTCACCTGTGAAGATGGCTTCCGCATGAGCGGCGTGTCTGCGATCAGCTGCACAGCATCTGGACAGTGGACTGAACAGCCTCCCCTGTGTGAAG CCATCACATGCCCAAGACCGGAGaaccctcacctcctctccaacTGCACAGACTCCGTGAACGAGTGGCATATTGGCTCAGTCTGCTCCTTGAGCTGCAGTACCGGCTTTAACCTGCAGGGGAAGCCCAATGTCCAGTGCAGGGGGACGGGTCAGTGGAGCTCCGTGATCCCCACCTGTGTGGAGGTCCAGTGCCCCCGTCTTGATGCCCCTGTGGCGAGCAGCATGAGCTGCTCGGGCTCCTCCAGAGGCGCTGTCTGCACCATCATCTGTGACGAGGGCTTCAGCCTGCAGGGGGCACCAAGAGCAGTGTGCACAGACAGCGCTGAGTGGTACCTGGACGGAGAGAAACCCACATGCACAG CTGTTCGCTGTCCTGCCATCAGTACTCCACAACATGGCCATATTTCCTGTGACGGAGACCCCACAACACCCAATAGCTACCCAAACCAGTGCTGGTTCACCTGTGAAGATGGCTTTCGCATGAGCGGCGTGTCTGCAATCAGCTGCACAGCATCTGGACATTGGACTGACCAGCCTCCCCTGTGTGAAG CGGTGAAGTGCCCCCAGATACAAACGGCTAGCGACAGCATCATGAACTGCACCGGGGGCATCGATGGTCAGGAGCTGACCTACGCGGCCAGCTGCACGTTCGGTTGCCGAGAAGGATACCTCCTCCGTGGAAACCAGACGATGATGTGTAGTCAACATGGCGAGTGGATAGGAGAAGTGCCAGAGTGCCAAG CTCCACCTGAGCCTCTCATCAACCCCACCACCATCATGATGGCAGCAGGGGGCGCCAGCACACTGTCTGCTCTCTCCTTGATCCTCTGGCTCCTGAGGAAAATGCAACAGAAAG GAAACAAGTTTGATCTCAACAG CACCCTTGATACAGCCGAGGCCCCTGAAGTCTACAGAAACAGTTCTGATAGTCTCATTTAG